One window of Phalacrocorax carbo chromosome 1, bPhaCar2.1, whole genome shotgun sequence genomic DNA carries:
- the LOC135312481 gene encoding lysine-specific demethylase 6B-like produces MAGAGPALPPSPPYDCWRPRPPPPPPPPPPPPPPPLPPRPHSSRIAEPPSRGQGRREAERGGGASAARGEDGGDRGGERRGAAAPVPLRAGGRSRPPLREALNFQLRPGSGGRAIQHGSGGGRDHGARQPEGRPASALPPRPFAVRGGTGGTAFRPRPAPPRLGGPLAPSIPARPAWRLLGGRGGGGRERGRRRGRSRRRRPCRHLPRDGDRRGDVRGKK; encoded by the exons ATggccggggccggcccggcGCTGCCGCCCTCGCCTCCCTACGACTGCTGGCGCCCTcggccccctcctcctcctcctcctcctcctcctcctcctcctcctccgctgCCGCCGCGGCCTCACAGCAGCCGCATCGCGGAGCCTCCCTCTCGGGGCCAGGGAAGGCGGGAGGCGGAGAGGGGCGGAGGGGCCTCTGCGGCCCGCGGCGAGGACGGCGGGGACAGGGGCGGCGAGAGGCGGGGAGCAGCCGCGCCGGTGCCACTCCGCGCCGGCGGCCGATCGCGCCCGCCCCTCCGAGAGGCGCTAAACTTCCAACTCCGGCCCGGCTCCGGCGGCCGCGCGATCCAACATGGCAGCGGGGGCGGGCGAGACCACGGCGCGCGGCAGCCGGAGGGGAGGCCGGCGAGCGCCCTGCCGCCGCGACCATTCGCCGtgcggggggggacgggggggaccgCCttccgcccccgccccgccccaccgcGCCTCGGCGGCCCGCTCGCCCCCTCGATACCTGCCAGGCCGGCCTGGCGGCTGCTGGGCGGcagaggtggaggaggaagagaaaggggaaggagaagaggaaggagccgTCGCCGCCGTCCCTGCCGCCACCTGCCCCGGGATGGGGACCGGCGCGGCGATGTCCGCG GAAAGAAGTGA